A single genomic interval of Amblyomma americanum isolate KBUSLIRL-KWMA chromosome 11, ASM5285725v1, whole genome shotgun sequence harbors:
- the LOC144110230 gene encoding uncharacterized protein LOC144110230: protein MYRTPPTSLDPSPDRKENTNVVPDNRANRRLQQLPPEHGLLPAKTKKIVAEATPKAAPASSIVLQQPREPPTFRGYTFEDLKSWLETYERVATFNSWASDDKLRHVYFALEEAARTWFENREATLTTWDLFPSSFLQTFASVLRKERAEALLEARAQLPNETIAIFTEEISRLFRHADPEMSEEKNVRLLMRGVKEELFGALIRSPMTTVEEFLREATSIEKTLEMRNQPFNRRTNSTNYAGVQSLDTDDLRETIRAVVREELQRIFPSSQSQVASVAEIVKEEVQRSLGVPEVQPQTSQPQPEAMTYAAVAHRQGPPPRPRQDPITPQFRRSPPPPPTRPPVTQRSYPRKTDVWRAPDHRPLCCPCGEAGHVYRRCPYRDLGLRGFAVDAPQPLGGERPRVIADYLAATQWSPQRPSRSPSPGRYLSPQRRPYTGPARGRSASQYPEN from the coding sequence atgtaccggacgcccccGACAAGCCTTGATCCAAGCCCGGACCGCAAAGAGAATACCAACGTAGTCCCGGACAATCGAGCAAATCGCCGTCTTCAACAGCTGCCCCCGGAGCACGGACTTCTACCTGCGAAGACCAAGAAGATTGTGGCCGAGGCAACCCCAAAGGCAGCCCCAGCGTCCTccatcgtgctgcagcagcccaggGAACCACCGACGTTCCGCGGTTACACATTTGAGGACCTGAAAAGCTGGCTGGAAACGTATGAGAGGGTCGCTACGTTTAACAGCTGGGCAAGCGACGACAAGCTGCGACATGTCTATTTCGCATTGGAGGAAGCCGCCAGGACATGGTTCGAGAATCGAGAagccaccttgacgacgtgggaccTGTTCCCAAGCAGCTTCCTGCAAACATTTGCAAGCGTCCTGCGAAAAGAGCGAGCCGAAGCTCTACTGGAAGCCagagcgcagctgccgaatgagacGATCGCAATCTTCACTGAGGAAATCAGCCGTCTGTTCCGCCACGCCGACCCGgaaatgtccgaagagaagaacgTCCGCCTACTGATGCGTGGTGTAAAGGAGGAACTTTTCGGCGCACTGATACGAAGCCCAATGACGACCGTAGAAGAGTTCCTTCGCGAGGCCACCAGCATTGAGAAGACACTCGAAATGCGGAACCAACCATTCAACCGCCGCACGAACTCGACAAACTACGCCGGAGTTCAGTCACTGGACACCGACGACCTGCGCGAGACCATCAGGGCAGTCGTACGAGAGGAGCTTCAAAGGATCTTCCCTTCATCGCAATCTCAAGTGGCCTCAGTTgccgaaattgtcaaagaagAAGTCCAGCGATCGCTGGGAGTTCCCGAGGTACAACCACAAACATCGCAGCCACAGCCAGAAGCGATGAcctacgccgccgtcgcccaccgtcaaggtccccctccacgaccgcgccaggaccctataacgccgcaattccgtcgatcaccgccgccgccgccaacacgcccacccgtcacccagcgcagctacccgaggaagaccgacgtttggcgcgctcctgaccaccgcccgctctgcTGCCCCTGCGGGGAAGCCGGCCATGTGTACCGCCGTTGCCCATACCGCGACCTAGGATTGCGAGGTTTCGCCGTGGACGCACCGCAGCCTCTGGGAGGCGAACGCCCTCGTGTCATCGCCGACTACCTCGCcgctactcagtggagccctcAGCGGCCGTCCCGGTCGCCGTCACCAGGCCGCTACCTGTCGCCGCAGCGCCGTCCATACACTGGCCCAGCacggggccgctctgcgagccaatatccggaaaactaa